From the genome of Natrinema marinum:
GCCCGTCTCATCGCCGACGAAGCGGGCGTCGACCGAACGGCGACGTTCGGTCGACTCGACGACGACGTCATCGACGAGGTCGTCGAGGTCGTCGAGAACTACGCCGACCGAGTCCCCGACTGGCTCAACAACCGCCAGGAGGACTTCTACACCGGCGAAACGACCCACGAGATCGGCAACGATCTCCAGTTGACCCGTCAGCACGACATCAACCGGATGAAGATGATCGACTCCTACAAGGGCGTTCGCCACAAGCGCGGCCAGAAGGTCCGCGGCCAGCGAACCAAGTCCACCGGCCGAACGGAGGGCACCATCGGGGTCAACGTCGAAGAGATCCGCGAAGAACAGGCCGAAGAGGCGGCCGCCGAAGAGGGTGAGGGCGAATAATGCCACTCGGTACCGACACCAAACACTACGAGACGCCAAACCACCCCTACCAGGGTGAGCGCATCGCGTCCGAGCACTCCCTCGTCGACCGCTACGGACTCAAGAACAAAGAAGAGCTCTGGCGCGCCCAGTCCGAGCTTCGCTCCTACCGGCGCGAGGCCCGCGACCTGCTCGGCCAGGCACAGGGCGACGAGACCGTCGTCCGCCGCTCCGAGGAGTTCCTCGGCCGACTCAAGCGAGTCGGCATCCTCGACGAAACGGACGAACTCGGCGACATCCTGTCGCTCGAGATCGAGGACATCCTAGAGCGGCGACTGCAGACGATCGTCTACCGCAACGGGCTCGCGAACACGACCCAGCAGGCCCGCCAGTTCATCACGCACGGCCACGTCGTGATCGGCGACCAGCGCCACCGCGTTCCCTCCTACGTCGTCGACATCGACGAAGAGGATCTGGTGGCCTTCGACGAGAACAGCCCGCTCGCGGACGAACTCCACCCCGAACGCGCGGAGGGCCAGTAAATCATGAGCCAGGACGACGAAAAGTGGGGCATCGCCCACGTGCACGCATCGTTCAACAACACCGTCATGACCGTGACCGACCTCACGGGCGCGGAGACGATCGCCAAGTCCTCCGGCGGGACGGCGGTCAAGCAGAACCGCGACGAGGCGTCGCCGTACGCGGCCATGCAGATGGCCGAGTCCGTCGCCGAGGAGGTCAAAGCGGCCGGCATTACGGGCCTGCACGTCCGCGTGCGCGGCCCCGGCGGCAACCTCCAGAAGTCCCCCGGTCCCGGCGCGCAGGCGACGATCCGCGCGCTGGCCCGCTCGGGCATCGAGATCGGGCGCATCGAGGACGTCACGCCGATCCCCCACGACGGATCGCGCGCTCCGAAAGGCAAGGGCGGCTACTAGATCATGTCTGCATCGTACGACGTCGAGTTCGTCGAACGCGAGGATCGCGAAGCCCGGTTCCTCGTTCGCGGCGTGACGCCCGCGTTCGCCAACGGCATCCGTCGCGCGATGGTCGCCGACGTGCCCACGATGGCGATCGACACCGTCAGGTTCGTCGAGAACTCGTCGGTCATGTTCGACGAGCAACTCGCCTTGCGGCTCGGGCTCGTCCCGCTGACGACGCCGCCGGTCGGCGAGTTCGGCGAGGACGACACCGTCACGCTCTCGATCGACGTCGAAGGGCCGGCCACCGCTTACTCCGGCGATCTGGTCTCCAGCGACGACCTCGTCCGCCCCGCGGACGAGAACGTCCCGATCATCGAACTCAAAGACGGCCAGCGCCTCGAGGCCGAGGCAGACGCCGTCCTCGACCGCGGCAAAGACCACGCCAAACATCAAGGCGGTGTCGCGGTCGGCTACCGACACCTCCAGCGCGTGGCGGTCGACGGTGATCTCCCCGAGTTCGAGGACCAGGAGACCCGGATCATCCGCGGCGTGATAGAAGACGACGGCGAACTCGTTTCCACGAGCGAGTTCGATCACGACCTCTCGAATCGCTATCCGGGCAAGCAGGTCCGGGTCGAGGACGTGCCCAACGCCTTCGTCTTCCACGTGGAGACGGACGGCTCCTTTACCGTCGAGGAACTGGTCACGCGAGCCGCGGAGACGATCGCGGCGCGTGCGACAGAACTCGAAGAAGCAGTACAGTTATAGCAATGTACCGACGCCCCCAACCCGAACAGGACGCGCCGCTCGCCGACGCCGTGAGCGACGAGATCGGCGATCGCGCGGCCACCGGAATCGAAAGGGGTTTGAAGGGGCGACGGATAGACGGAAGTGCGAGCAGGGATAGCCAAGTCAGGCCAACGGCGCAGCGTTCAGGGCGCTGTCTCGTAGGAGTCCGCAGGTTCAAATCCTGCTCCCTGCATCACTTCTCACAGATCGATTCCGACCGCGCTCGCGGAGACGCCTCCTCGTCTCCGCGGGCGGTTGCAGTATTTGGAGGAAACCAATGAGTAGCAAGACCAATCCGAGGCTCACCGATCTCATCGCCGAGCTGAAGTCGACGTCCCGAGAGACGGACGCCGATGTCTGGCGAGATGTCGCGGATCGACTCGAGAAGCCCCGGCGCACCCACGCAGAGGTGAACCTGGGCCGCATCGAGCGGTACGCACGCGAAGAAGAGACCGTCGTCGTTCCCGGCAAAGTGCTGGGCTCCGGCGCACTACAGAAAAACGTCACCGTCGCCGCCGTCAACTTCTCTTCGTCCGCAGAGACGAAGATCGAACAAGTCGGCGAACCGGTATCGCTCGAGCAGGCGCTCGAGGCGAATCCCGACGGCTCCAACGTCCGGGTGATTCGATGAGTCTCGCAGAGTTCGACGCAGATCTCGTCGTCGATGCCCAGGACTGTATCCTCGGTCGCGTCGCCAGCGAAGTCGCCCAGCGCGCGCTGGACGGCGAACGCGTCGCGATCGTCAACGCCGAGGACGCAGTCATCACCGGCGACAAAGAAGACATCTTCGAGACGTACCGCACGCGGCTGCAGATGGGTTCGGACAGCGGACCCTACTACCCCAAGCGACCGGACACGATCTTCAAGCGGTCCGTTCGTGGGATGCTGCCGTACAAGAAACCGCGCGGCCGCGAGGCGCTCGACAGCGTCCGCGTCTACGTCGGCAACCCCTACGAGAACGACGACACCGAGTCCGAAGTGCTCGAGGGGACGTCGCTGGATCGGCTGTCGAACATCCGCTTCGTCCACCTGCACGAAGTGTCCGAACAGTTAGGTGCTAACGTCACATGGTAACCAACACGAGCGGCAAGAAGAAGACGGCCGTCGCCCGCGCCACGGTGCGCGAAGGCGAGGGTCGCGTTCGAATCAACTCCCAGCCCGTCGAGCTGGTCGAACCGGAGATGTCCCGGCTCAAGATGCTCGAGCCGTTCCGCATCGTCGGCGAGGACCTGCGCGGCGAGATGGACATCGACGTCCGCGTCGAGGGCGGCGGTATCAGCGGTCAGGCAGACGCCGTCCGAACCGCCATCGCGCGCGGGATCGTCCAGCACACCAACGACGCCGAACTCCGCGACGCGTTCATGGAGTTCGACCGCTCGCTGCTGGTCAACGACGTTCGCCAGTCCGAACCGAAGAAGTGGGGCGGCCCGGGCGCTCGGGCGCGCTA
Proteins encoded in this window:
- a CDS encoding 30S ribosomal protein S11; translated protein: MSQDDEKWGIAHVHASFNNTVMTVTDLTGAETIAKSSGGTAVKQNRDEASPYAAMQMAESVAEEVKAAGITGLHVRVRGPGGNLQKSPGPGAQATIRALARSGIEIGRIEDVTPIPHDGSRAPKGKGGY
- a CDS encoding 50S ribosomal protein L13 gives rise to the protein MSLAEFDADLVVDAQDCILGRVASEVAQRALDGERVAIVNAEDAVITGDKEDIFETYRTRLQMGSDSGPYYPKRPDTIFKRSVRGMLPYKKPRGREALDSVRVYVGNPYENDDTESEVLEGTSLDRLSNIRFVHLHEVSEQLGANVTW
- a CDS encoding 50S ribosomal protein L18e; this encodes MSSKTNPRLTDLIAELKSTSRETDADVWRDVADRLEKPRRTHAEVNLGRIERYAREEETVVVPGKVLGSGALQKNVTVAAVNFSSSAETKIEQVGEPVSLEQALEANPDGSNVRVIR
- a CDS encoding 30S ribosomal protein S9: MVTNTSGKKKTAVARATVREGEGRVRINSQPVELVEPEMSRLKMLEPFRIVGEDLRGEMDIDVRVEGGGISGQADAVRTAIARGIVQHTNDAELRDAFMEFDRSLLVNDVRQSEPKKWGGPGARARYQKSYR
- a CDS encoding DNA-directed RNA polymerase subunit D → MSASYDVEFVEREDREARFLVRGVTPAFANGIRRAMVADVPTMAIDTVRFVENSSVMFDEQLALRLGLVPLTTPPVGEFGEDDTVTLSIDVEGPATAYSGDLVSSDDLVRPADENVPIIELKDGQRLEAEADAVLDRGKDHAKHQGGVAVGYRHLQRVAVDGDLPEFEDQETRIIRGVIEDDGELVSTSEFDHDLSNRYPGKQVRVEDVPNAFVFHVETDGSFTVEELVTRAAETIAARATELEEAVQL
- a CDS encoding 30S ribosomal protein S4; this encodes MPLGTDTKHYETPNHPYQGERIASEHSLVDRYGLKNKEELWRAQSELRSYRREARDLLGQAQGDETVVRRSEEFLGRLKRVGILDETDELGDILSLEIEDILERRLQTIVYRNGLANTTQQARQFITHGHVVIGDQRHRVPSYVVDIDEEDLVAFDENSPLADELHPERAEGQ
- a CDS encoding 30S ribosomal protein S13, with amino-acid sequence MSAEEPQEQQDDEDLQYFVRIGQTDLDGTKSVERSLTEMNGIGRRTARLIADEAGVDRTATFGRLDDDVIDEVVEVVENYADRVPDWLNNRQEDFYTGETTHEIGNDLQLTRQHDINRMKMIDSYKGVRHKRGQKVRGQRTKSTGRTEGTIGVNVEEIREEQAEEAAAEEGEGE